In Hymenobacter sublimis, a single genomic region encodes these proteins:
- a CDS encoding valine--tRNA ligase — translation MSIAKTYTPADVEAKWYQRWQEQGFFKAKANPRKQPYSVVIPPPNVTGVLHMGHMLNNTIQDVLVRRARMQGKEACWVPGTDHASIATEAKVVALLKEQGIEKKDLTREQFLEHAFAWKEKYGGIILEQLKQLGASCDWDRTRFTMEPELTDAVLRVFVDLHQKGLIYRGVRMVNWDPLGQTALSDEEVIPKDVMAKMYHLRYEVVSSENLGLSKEDQNDSQLSALTSKFLTVATSRPETIMADVAVAVNPNDPRYTHLHGAKVRIPLLNREIPVILDEYVSIDFGTGALKVTPAHDLNDYELGVKHNLPVIDILNNDGTLNDKAVLYVGQDRFAARRNIVKDLEEAGHLVKVEEYASIVQTSERTKAVIEPRLSMQWFLKMEHLAKPALEVVENDTVKLRPAKFKNTYRVWMENVRDWCISRQLWWGQQIPAYYLPDGTFVVALNPEEALRLARVQSGNEELQLTDLRQDEDVLDTWFSSWLWPISVFDGFKDPDNADVNYFYPTNDLVTGPDILFFWVARMIMAGLEFRREIPFRNVYLTGIVRDAQGRKMSKQLGNSPDPLDLIKQFGADGVRTGMLFSAPAGNDLLYDEKLVEQGRNFCNKLWNAFRLTQGWEVNAELPFVNTKAVEWFSAKLQSTLTELDEHFEKFRISDALMTVYKLVWDDFCSVYLEMIKPAYQAPIDPETLRLTTGFLETLLKLLHPFMPFITEEIWHELAARGPKDYVCVAAWPKAQPVAGSAELLTRMDRALDIVAGVRNIRNQKGLGPNKPLTLAAKTDEVALLQDYDAIIRKLAALTEISVVEAAPAASVGFVSGGAEFFVPLEGQIDLGAEKERLTKEIEYAQGFRDSVLKKLSNEKFVQNAKPDLVERERQKLADAEAKITALEQSLAAL, via the coding sequence ATGTCCATCGCCAAAACCTATACTCCCGCCGACGTTGAAGCCAAATGGTACCAGCGCTGGCAGGAGCAGGGCTTCTTCAAAGCCAAAGCCAACCCCCGCAAACAGCCCTACTCGGTGGTAATTCCGCCGCCCAACGTAACGGGCGTGCTGCACATGGGCCACATGCTCAACAATACCATTCAGGATGTGCTGGTGCGCCGGGCTCGTATGCAGGGCAAGGAAGCCTGCTGGGTGCCCGGCACCGACCACGCCTCTATTGCCACCGAAGCCAAGGTAGTGGCCTTGCTCAAGGAGCAGGGCATCGAGAAGAAGGACCTGACCCGGGAGCAGTTCCTGGAGCACGCCTTTGCCTGGAAGGAAAAATACGGCGGCATCATTTTGGAGCAGCTCAAGCAGCTGGGCGCTTCCTGCGACTGGGACCGGACGCGCTTCACCATGGAGCCCGAACTGACCGACGCCGTGCTGCGCGTGTTCGTAGATCTGCACCAAAAGGGCCTGATTTACCGGGGCGTGCGTATGGTAAACTGGGACCCCCTGGGCCAAACGGCACTCAGCGACGAGGAAGTAATTCCCAAGGACGTGATGGCCAAGATGTACCACCTGCGCTACGAGGTAGTAAGCTCCGAGAACTTAGGGCTTAGTAAGGAGGATCAGAACGATTCTCAGCTCTCAGCTCTAACATCTAAGTTCTTAACCGTAGCCACCTCGCGGCCGGAAACCATTATGGCCGACGTGGCTGTGGCCGTGAACCCGAACGACCCGCGCTACACCCACCTACACGGCGCCAAGGTGAGGATTCCGCTGCTGAACCGCGAGATTCCGGTGATTCTGGACGAGTACGTGAGCATCGACTTCGGGACGGGCGCGCTGAAGGTGACGCCGGCCCATGACTTGAACGACTACGAGCTGGGCGTCAAGCACAACCTGCCCGTTATCGACATCCTCAACAACGACGGCACCCTGAACGACAAGGCCGTGCTGTACGTGGGCCAGGACCGTTTTGCCGCCCGCCGCAACATTGTGAAGGATCTGGAAGAAGCCGGCCACTTGGTGAAGGTGGAGGAGTACGCCAGCATCGTTCAGACCTCGGAGCGCACTAAGGCCGTTATCGAGCCCCGCCTGAGCATGCAGTGGTTCCTGAAAATGGAGCACTTGGCTAAGCCGGCTTTGGAGGTAGTAGAAAACGACACGGTAAAGCTGCGCCCGGCCAAGTTTAAGAACACCTACCGGGTGTGGATGGAAAACGTGCGCGACTGGTGCATTTCGCGGCAGCTGTGGTGGGGCCAGCAGATTCCGGCCTACTACCTCCCTGATGGCACCTTCGTGGTAGCGCTGAATCCGGAGGAAGCCCTCCGGCTAGCCCGCGTGCAGAGCGGCAACGAAGAGCTGCAGCTCACCGACCTGCGCCAGGATGAGGACGTGCTCGATACCTGGTTTTCCTCCTGGCTGTGGCCGATTTCGGTGTTCGACGGCTTCAAGGACCCCGACAACGCCGACGTCAACTATTTCTACCCCACCAACGACTTGGTAACCGGCCCGGACATCCTGTTTTTCTGGGTGGCCCGCATGATTATGGCCGGCCTGGAATTCCGTCGGGAAATTCCGTTTCGCAACGTGTACCTCACGGGCATTGTGCGCGACGCCCAGGGCCGCAAAATGAGCAAGCAGCTCGGCAACTCCCCCGACCCCCTGGACCTGATCAAGCAGTTTGGGGCCGATGGCGTCCGGACGGGCATGCTGTTCTCGGCTCCGGCCGGCAACGATTTGCTTTACGATGAGAAGCTGGTGGAGCAGGGGCGCAACTTCTGCAACAAGCTCTGGAATGCCTTCCGCCTCACCCAGGGCTGGGAGGTGAATGCGGAGCTGCCATTCGTGAATACCAAGGCGGTAGAGTGGTTTTCGGCCAAGCTGCAAAGCACGCTCACGGAGCTGGATGAGCACTTTGAGAAGTTCCGCATCAGCGACGCGCTGATGACGGTATACAAGCTGGTGTGGGACGATTTCTGCTCGGTGTATCTGGAGATGATCAAGCCCGCTTACCAAGCGCCCATTGACCCTGAAACCCTGCGTCTGACCACTGGTTTCCTCGAAACCCTGCTCAAGCTGCTGCACCCGTTCATGCCCTTCATCACGGAAGAAATCTGGCACGAACTGGCTGCGCGCGGCCCCAAGGACTACGTGTGCGTAGCGGCCTGGCCCAAAGCGCAGCCGGTAGCCGGCAGCGCCGAGCTGCTAACTCGCATGGACCGCGCCCTCGACATTGTGGCTGGCGTACGCAATATTCGCAACCAGAAGGGCTTGGGGCCCAATAAGCCCCTGACTCTGGCCGCTAAAACCGATGAGGTGGCCCTACTCCAGGATTACGACGCCATTATCCGCAAACTGGCAGCCCTCACGGAAATCAGCGTGGTGGAGGCGGCCCCGGCTGCCTCGGTTGGGTTTGTGTCGGGCGGGGCGGAGTTCTTCGTGCCCTTAGAAGGTCAGATTGACCTGGGGGCCGAGAAGGAACGCCTGACCAAGGAAATTGAGTACGCCCAGGGCTTCCGCGACTCGGTGCTGAAAAAGCTTAGCAACGAGAAATTCGTGCAGAATGCCAAGCCGGACCTAGTGGAGCGGGAGCGGCAGAAGCTCGCCGACGCCGAAGCTAAGATTACAGCCCTGGAGCAAAGCCTAGCTGCACTGTAG
- a CDS encoding NeuD/PglB/VioB family sugar acetyltransferase: protein MENPVIILGAQAVGTAALDAFQSNDVVVYCLLDDDAALQNTELNDVPVMGNTDDKELLKLLGKKCEVFVATEDTASRRSLTSMLREEYEVAPVNAIHQRASVSQHAWLGHGNLVGANAVVAGSAKIGDGCILGANAVVDVKAELGDYAQLGAGAILNADVKVGELAFIGAGAVVVAGVKIGAKARVGAGSVVVADVSAGQTVFGNPAQAIKN from the coding sequence ATGGAAAACCCCGTAATCATTTTGGGTGCGCAAGCCGTCGGCACGGCCGCCCTCGACGCCTTTCAAAGCAATGACGTCGTTGTGTACTGCCTGCTCGATGATGACGCCGCCCTGCAGAATACCGAACTGAACGATGTACCAGTAATGGGCAACACCGACGACAAGGAACTGCTGAAGCTGCTGGGCAAAAAGTGTGAGGTATTCGTGGCCACCGAGGATACGGCCAGCCGGCGCAGCCTAACGAGCATGCTGCGCGAGGAGTACGAAGTGGCGCCCGTCAATGCCATTCACCAGCGCGCCAGCGTGTCACAGCATGCGTGGCTGGGGCACGGCAACCTAGTAGGGGCCAATGCTGTGGTAGCGGGTAGCGCCAAAATTGGTGATGGCTGCATTCTAGGCGCCAACGCTGTAGTCGATGTCAAAGCTGAGCTCGGCGATTACGCCCAGCTCGGGGCCGGCGCCATTCTGAACGCCGACGTGAAGGTGGGCGAACTGGCCTTTATTGGGGCTGGGGCCGTGGTGGTAGCTGGCGTGAAAATTGGGGCTAAAGCCCGCGTGGGCGCTGGTTCAGTGGTGGTGGCCGACGTGTCGGCTGGTCAAACGGTATTCGGCAACCCGGCTCAGGCAATTAAGAATTAA
- a CDS encoding acyl-CoA reductase, translating into MTHADRLAAFVALGQRLTDLTTPSHADELANLAARARNQNNWFDLPNVTSAIRGIAHLLDEEPLRQWSGRYRPEPTTPRKIGVVMAGNIPLVGFHDALCVLLSGHILLAKLSSEDTALMTWVLGELTRLEPRFTDHIQLVPRLNAADAFIATGSDNTARYFEYYFGKKPNIIRRNRTSLAVLTGRETNHDLGLLGEDIFRYYGLGCRNVSKLYVPEKYDFTPLLDSLQPWHRVLEHNRYQNNYDYNKSILLVNRVPHLDSGFLLLTQSTQLVSPISVLHYETYSHEVDLVVRLADVAPQTQCLVSSGGLFAGSFPFGRAQEPGVADYADGVDTMAFLAELA; encoded by the coding sequence ATGACGCACGCCGACCGCCTGGCTGCTTTTGTGGCCCTAGGCCAGCGCCTTACTGACCTTACCACCCCCTCCCACGCCGATGAACTGGCTAACCTGGCCGCCCGGGCCCGCAACCAGAACAATTGGTTTGATCTGCCCAATGTCACGTCGGCTATCCGGGGCATTGCTCACTTACTTGATGAGGAACCCCTGCGCCAGTGGTCCGGCCGCTACCGCCCGGAGCCCACTACCCCCCGCAAAATTGGGGTAGTCATGGCCGGCAACATTCCGCTCGTTGGCTTCCACGATGCCTTGTGCGTGCTGCTCTCGGGCCACATTCTACTGGCCAAGCTCAGCTCCGAGGATACGGCCCTCATGACGTGGGTACTGGGGGAGCTGACGCGCCTAGAACCCCGCTTCACGGACCACATTCAGTTGGTACCGCGCCTGAACGCGGCCGATGCTTTCATTGCCACCGGCTCCGACAATACGGCCCGCTACTTCGAGTACTACTTCGGCAAGAAGCCCAATATTATCCGGCGCAACCGCACCAGCCTGGCCGTGCTCACGGGCCGCGAAACCAACCACGACCTGGGCCTGCTGGGGGAAGATATTTTTCGCTACTACGGCCTGGGCTGCCGCAACGTGAGTAAGCTCTACGTGCCGGAAAAATATGACTTTACGCCCCTGCTCGACTCCCTGCAGCCCTGGCACCGCGTACTGGAACACAACCGCTACCAGAACAACTACGACTACAACAAGAGCATCCTGCTGGTGAACCGCGTGCCCCACCTCGACTCCGGTTTCCTGTTGCTCACCCAAAGCACGCAGTTGGTGTCACCGATTTCGGTGCTGCACTACGAAACCTACAGCCACGAGGTGGACTTGGTGGTGCGCCTGGCCGACGTAGCGCCTCAAACTCAGTGCCTTGTCTCCTCGGGCGGACTGTTTGCGGGTAGCTTCCCGTTCGGGCGGGCCCAGGAACCGGGAGTGGCAGATTATGCCGACGGCGTAGATACCATGGCCTTTTTGGCGGAATTGGCGTAA
- a CDS encoding DUF2851 family protein — protein sequence MQEDFLHYVWQHQYFSKTDLRTEDGQPITVLRPGQRNSDAGPDFLNARLQLGEVEWNGAVEIHLRASDWHRHQHQTDQKYDQVVLHVVLTADAQVQRTNGSVVPALALAPRLEPGLLAAYEKLRNQPHEVLLPCAPLLPQVLELTRTMMTSRTLLERVEQKAEVLLSLFQQQGQDWEATAWHGLAAAFGFQKNTEPMARLAKALPLAVLRRHRHEVRQLAALVFGQAGFLEDDMRDDAYAQGLQQEFVFLRHKYNLSGTALAPHDWNFLRLRPANFPTVRLAQLVSLLHARPTLFDALQTAGSVRALEAFFATSLPEYWLTHSRPGRPGKVAALGRSSVHLLITNLVVPLRVAFAQYVGNQELIEAAVSLLEELPPEHNHLTDAYEAATFRNSSAADSQGLLALHRGYCAPRRCVECAIGASILRRR from the coding sequence AGCGCAACTCCGATGCCGGCCCAGATTTCCTGAACGCCCGCCTGCAGCTTGGCGAGGTAGAGTGGAATGGTGCCGTCGAAATCCACCTCCGGGCCTCCGATTGGCATCGCCACCAGCACCAGACGGATCAGAAGTATGACCAGGTAGTGCTGCACGTAGTACTTACCGCCGATGCCCAGGTCCAGCGGACAAACGGCTCCGTGGTGCCAGCCCTGGCCCTGGCCCCGCGCCTGGAGCCCGGACTGCTGGCGGCCTATGAGAAGCTGCGCAACCAGCCTCACGAGGTGCTGCTGCCCTGCGCGCCCCTGTTACCGCAGGTATTGGAGCTCACCCGCACCATGATGACCAGCCGAACCCTGTTGGAGCGGGTAGAGCAAAAAGCTGAGGTATTGCTAAGTCTGTTTCAGCAGCAGGGGCAGGATTGGGAAGCCACCGCTTGGCATGGGCTAGCCGCGGCCTTTGGCTTTCAGAAAAACACAGAACCCATGGCTCGCCTAGCCAAGGCGTTACCCCTGGCCGTGCTCCGCCGCCACCGGCACGAGGTACGGCAGCTGGCAGCGCTAGTGTTCGGGCAGGCTGGTTTTCTGGAGGACGATATGCGGGACGATGCGTATGCCCAGGGGCTGCAGCAGGAGTTTGTGTTTCTGCGCCACAAGTACAACCTGAGCGGTACCGCCCTGGCCCCCCACGACTGGAATTTCCTGCGCCTGCGCCCGGCTAACTTTCCGACCGTACGCTTGGCCCAGTTAGTAAGCCTGCTGCACGCTCGCCCTACCTTGTTTGACGCCTTGCAAACCGCCGGGAGCGTGCGGGCGCTGGAGGCGTTTTTTGCCACTTCACTGCCTGAGTACTGGCTAACACATTCCCGGCCTGGGCGCCCCGGCAAGGTAGCCGCGCTGGGGCGCAGCAGCGTGCATCTGTTAATCACGAATCTGGTGGTGCCTTTGCGGGTAGCATTTGCTCAGTACGTAGGCAACCAAGAGCTCATTGAAGCGGCCGTGTCATTGTTGGAGGAACTGCCGCCCGAGCACAACCACCTGACCGACGCGTACGAGGCCGCTACCTTCCGCAACAGCTCGGCCGCTGACTCGCAGGGTCTGCTGGCCCTGCACCGCGGCTACTGCGCCCCACGCCGCTGTGTGGAGTGTGCCATTGGGGCTAGTATCTTGCGGCGGCGCTAG
- a CDS encoding nucleoside phosphorylase translates to MHIAESELILNKDGSIYHLNLLPDHLSETIITVGDPERVPTVSQHFDSIETVIHKREFVTHVGYYQGKRLTVISTGMGTDNIDILMNELDALVNIDFVTREPRPLEERINLRIVRIGTSGSLQADIPVGSLLVSEHAVGLDSLMQFYPLVETGLEVEVARGIQQSLQLDYRPYCVRGSDLLREQLGAGMITGNTLTCPGFYGPQGRVLRLDLRLPTLIQQFQQFRHHSAEGEFRLTNFEMETAGYYSLGRMLGHEVVSLNAIVANRATGEFATNSEEVINQLIATTLERL, encoded by the coding sequence ATGCACATCGCCGAATCGGAGCTGATCCTCAACAAGGATGGCAGCATCTATCACCTGAACCTGCTACCCGACCACCTTTCCGAAACCATTATCACGGTTGGCGACCCGGAGCGCGTACCCACGGTTAGTCAGCATTTCGACTCCATTGAGACGGTAATTCACAAGCGCGAGTTTGTAACGCACGTGGGCTACTACCAGGGCAAGCGTCTCACCGTCATCAGCACGGGCATGGGCACCGATAACATCGACATCCTGATGAACGAGCTGGACGCGCTGGTCAACATCGACTTCGTCACGCGCGAGCCACGCCCCCTGGAGGAGCGCATCAACCTGCGCATTGTGCGCATAGGCACTAGCGGTTCTTTGCAGGCCGATATTCCGGTGGGCTCCCTGCTCGTGTCGGAGCACGCCGTAGGCCTGGATTCGCTCATGCAATTCTACCCCCTGGTAGAAACCGGCCTGGAAGTGGAGGTAGCACGCGGTATACAGCAAAGCCTGCAGCTTGACTACCGCCCGTACTGCGTGCGCGGCTCCGACTTGTTGCGCGAGCAACTGGGCGCGGGCATGATTACCGGCAACACGCTCACCTGCCCCGGCTTTTACGGCCCTCAGGGCCGGGTGCTGCGCCTCGATTTGCGCCTGCCCACCCTGATTCAGCAGTTCCAGCAGTTCCGCCACCACAGCGCCGAGGGCGAGTTCCGCCTGACCAATTTCGAGATGGAAACGGCCGGCTACTATTCCCTAGGCCGCATGCTGGGCCACGAGGTAGTGTCGCTGAACGCCATTGTCGCCAACCGCGCCACCGGCGAATTCGCTACTAACTCCGAGGAAGTAATCAATCAACTGATTGCTACAACACTAGAGCGCCTCTAA
- the trhO gene encoding oxygen-dependent tRNA uridine(34) hydroxylase TrhO produces the protein MDYLVLLYYCYTPIENPEQFREEHHRLCLSLNLLGRIIVASEGLNGTVSGRRADCEQYMRLVKADPRFATLEFKVEEAPAHTFQKLHVRVKPEIVHVGLPHIKPYERTGIHLSPTEFRDLKDQDDVVVLDVRSDYEHNLGRFKNAITLDIENFREFPEKVQELKQFKDKKVLTYCTGGIKCEKASAFLLEQGFENVYQLHGGIIKYGLEAGGEDFEGKCYVFDGRVAVDVNSVNPSVISQCHHCHTPSDRMVNCANPHCNAHIPLCEACGQQLAGACSTTCQEHPDKRPYDGTGAYPKNSNNYNPEQGLLSYRAPVR, from the coding sequence ATGGACTACCTCGTTCTGCTGTACTACTGCTACACGCCTATCGAGAATCCCGAGCAGTTTCGGGAGGAACACCACCGCCTGTGCCTGAGCCTGAATTTGCTGGGGCGCATCATTGTGGCCTCCGAAGGACTTAATGGTACGGTTTCGGGCCGCCGGGCCGATTGTGAGCAGTACATGCGCTTGGTGAAGGCTGACCCGCGTTTTGCTACCCTGGAATTTAAGGTAGAAGAGGCCCCAGCTCATACTTTCCAGAAGCTGCACGTGCGCGTGAAGCCCGAAATTGTGCACGTGGGTTTGCCCCACATCAAGCCCTACGAGCGCACGGGCATTCACCTTTCTCCTACCGAGTTTCGCGACCTGAAAGACCAGGACGACGTAGTAGTGCTTGACGTGCGCTCCGACTACGAGCACAACCTGGGCCGCTTCAAGAATGCCATTACCCTTGACATCGAAAACTTCCGGGAGTTTCCGGAGAAGGTGCAGGAGCTGAAGCAGTTCAAGGACAAGAAAGTGCTGACTTATTGCACCGGCGGTATCAAGTGCGAAAAGGCCTCAGCTTTCTTGCTGGAGCAGGGCTTCGAGAACGTATACCAGCTGCACGGCGGCATCATTAAGTACGGCCTGGAAGCCGGAGGAGAGGATTTTGAGGGCAAGTGCTATGTGTTCGATGGGCGCGTAGCCGTGGACGTGAACAGCGTTAACCCCAGCGTCATCAGCCAGTGCCACCACTGCCACACGCCCTCCGACCGGATGGTGAACTGCGCCAACCCGCACTGCAACGCCCACATTCCGCTCTGCGAAGCCTGCGGGCAGCAGCTTGCTGGCGCCTGCTCCACTACCTGCCAGGAGCACCCCGACAAGCGCCCTTACGACGGCACCGGCGCCTACCCCAAAAACAGCAATAACTACAACCCCGAGCAGGGGCTGCTCTCGTACCGCGCCCCGGTGCGGTAA
- a CDS encoding 4Fe-4S dicluster domain-containing protein, producing the protein MAIMITDECINCGACEPECPNTAIYEGGAQWRWADGTSLKEVQVDGGATVSGVSPQTPISDEYYYIVSDKCTECVGFHEEPQCAAVCPVDCCVDDPDYRETQEKLLSKKQWLHQEA; encoded by the coding sequence ATGGCCATCATGATAACCGACGAGTGCATCAACTGTGGTGCCTGCGAACCGGAATGCCCCAATACTGCCATTTACGAAGGCGGCGCCCAGTGGCGCTGGGCCGATGGCACTAGCTTGAAAGAAGTGCAGGTTGACGGGGGCGCCACCGTATCGGGCGTGTCGCCCCAAACCCCGATTTCCGACGAGTATTACTACATCGTGTCTGATAAGTGCACCGAGTGCGTGGGCTTCCACGAGGAGCCCCAGTGCGCCGCCGTGTGCCCCGTGGACTGCTGCGTAGACGACCCCGACTACCGCGAAACCCAGGAGAAGCTGCTCAGCAAAAAGCAGTGGCTGCACCAGGAAGCGTAA